A region from the Pseudonocardia petroleophila genome encodes:
- a CDS encoding mycoredoxin, translated as MSQVTMYSTTWCGFCRRLKLQLDQAGIAYTEIDIERDPDAARFVEGVNGGNQTVPVILFPDETTATNPSLKQVQDKLAA; from the coding sequence ATGTCTCAGGTGACGATGTACTCGACGACGTGGTGCGGCTTCTGCCGGCGCCTCAAGCTGCAGCTCGACCAGGCCGGCATCGCCTACACGGAGATCGACATCGAGCGGGACCCCGACGCCGCGAGGTTCGTGGAGGGCGTGAACGGCGGCAACCAGACGGTGCCCGTGATCCTCTTCCCCGACGAGACGACGGCCACGAACCCCAGCCTCAAGCAGGTGCAGGACAAGCTCGCGGCCTGA
- a CDS encoding WhiB family transcriptional regulator, which translates to MDGGAISPDQLGGDPVSPLGSLLDAAPRAGLDLPCRSGDADLWFAEAPAELERAKGLCGACPIRAECLAGALAREEPWGVWGGEIFERGAVIPRKRPRGRPSKADLARDRAYAAATA; encoded by the coding sequence TTGGACGGCGGAGCGATCAGTCCCGACCAGCTGGGCGGCGACCCCGTCTCCCCGCTGGGGTCCCTGCTCGACGCGGCACCCCGCGCCGGGCTGGACCTGCCCTGTCGCTCCGGCGACGCCGACCTGTGGTTCGCCGAGGCTCCCGCGGAGCTGGAGCGGGCCAAGGGTCTGTGCGGGGCGTGCCCGATCCGGGCCGAGTGCCTGGCCGGCGCGCTGGCGCGCGAGGAGCCGTGGGGGGTGTGGGGCGGCGAGATCTTCGAGCGCGGCGCCGTCATCCCGCGCAAGCGGCCCCGGGGGCGACCCAGCAAGGCCGACCTGGCCCGCGACCGCGCGTACGCCGCGGCCACGGCCTGA
- a CDS encoding M16 family metallopeptidase, giving the protein MLHRTTLANGLRVLLVPDPATPVVGVAVHVDVGFRSEPEGRTGFAHLFEHLMFQGSESLEKLAHFRHVQGSGGVFNGSTHQDYTDYFEVLPAAALERALFLEADRLRAPTLSQENLANQIDVVKEEIRLNVLNRPYGGFPWILLPPVLYDTFPNAHNGYGDFSELEQASLDDAAAFFDTYYAPGNAQVTVAGFIDVDETLALVEKHFGDIPARPTPVRPSFAEPAPGAERRQAVPDAHAPLPALAMGFRLPDPAADLDGYLAHMLLASVLGDGEAARLQRRLVHADGLVTDISAAAGLMGSLDARDPDTFTITAVHPAAVDPDRVIGAVDEELEKLAAQGPSADELARQVARWSAGAHQENDRVMYRMLGLGARELLYGRAEITDELPGRLAAVTPAAVSAAAATLRGAGRGVLLVEPAKGEDA; this is encoded by the coding sequence GTGCTGCACAGAACCACGCTCGCCAACGGGCTCCGGGTCCTGCTGGTCCCCGATCCCGCCACTCCCGTCGTCGGCGTCGCGGTGCACGTCGACGTCGGGTTCCGGTCCGAGCCCGAGGGGCGGACGGGGTTCGCGCACCTGTTCGAGCACCTGATGTTCCAGGGCAGCGAGAGCCTGGAGAAGCTGGCGCACTTCCGGCACGTCCAGGGCTCCGGCGGGGTGTTCAACGGCTCGACGCACCAGGACTACACCGACTACTTCGAGGTGCTGCCCGCCGCGGCGCTGGAGCGGGCGCTGTTCCTGGAGGCCGACCGCCTGCGCGCGCCCACGCTGTCGCAGGAGAACCTGGCCAACCAGATCGACGTGGTGAAGGAGGAGATCCGCCTCAACGTGCTCAACCGGCCCTACGGCGGGTTCCCCTGGATCCTGCTGCCGCCGGTCCTCTACGACACGTTCCCCAACGCGCACAACGGCTACGGCGACTTCTCCGAGCTGGAGCAGGCCTCCCTCGACGACGCCGCGGCCTTCTTCGACACCTACTACGCGCCGGGCAACGCGCAGGTCACCGTGGCCGGGTTCATCGACGTCGACGAGACGCTCGCGCTCGTCGAGAAGCACTTCGGCGACATCCCGGCCCGGCCGACGCCGGTCCGGCCGTCGTTCGCCGAACCCGCGCCGGGGGCCGAGCGCCGCCAGGCCGTCCCCGACGCGCACGCCCCGCTGCCCGCGCTCGCGATGGGGTTCCGGCTGCCCGACCCGGCCGCCGACCTCGACGGCTACCTCGCCCACATGCTGCTCGCGTCCGTGCTCGGCGACGGCGAGGCCGCCCGCCTGCAGCGCAGGCTCGTGCACGCCGACGGGCTCGTCACCGACATCTCCGCCGCCGCGGGGCTGATGGGCTCGCTCGACGCCCGCGACCCCGACACGTTCACGATCACCGCCGTGCACCCGGCCGCCGTCGACCCGGACCGCGTCATCGGAGCCGTCGACGAGGAGCTGGAGAAGCTGGCCGCCCAGGGCCCCAGCGCCGACGAGCTGGCCCGCCAGGTCGCCCGCTGGTCGGCCGGGGCGCACCAGGAGAACGACCGCGTCATGTACCGCATGCTCGGCCTGGGGGCGCGCGAGCTGCTCTACGGCCGCGCCGAGATCACCGACGAGCTGCCCGGCCGCCTCGCCGCCGTCACCCCCGCCGCCGTGAGCGCCGCCGCGGCGACGCTGCGCGGCGCGGGCCGCGGTGTGCTGCTGGTGGAGCCGGCCAAGGGAGAAGACGCATGA
- a CDS encoding class F sortase, with protein MVTGAGLACLVAGGALLLSGPGAPDFGTVPTTGSGAAVPAGAGPSAAPVVVGAVPVELALPGRGVLAPVVPVGTAPGGALVIPDPPSTVGWWAPGPLVGGASGSAVLAGHVDTAADGLGALAVLREVEPGEEVVVRGADGRELRYAVTARREYRKADLPLDLFDGAGPPGLVLITCGGAFDPATGHYEDNVVVHATPA; from the coding sequence GTGGTCACCGGCGCCGGTCTGGCGTGCCTGGTGGCCGGGGGAGCGCTGCTGCTGTCCGGGCCCGGTGCGCCCGACTTCGGGACGGTGCCGACGACCGGCTCCGGGGCCGCGGTCCCGGCCGGCGCCGGACCGTCGGCCGCGCCGGTCGTGGTCGGCGCCGTGCCCGTCGAGCTGGCCCTGCCGGGCCGCGGCGTGCTCGCCCCCGTCGTCCCGGTCGGCACCGCCCCGGGCGGCGCGCTGGTGATCCCCGACCCGCCGTCGACGGTCGGCTGGTGGGCCCCCGGCCCGCTGGTGGGCGGCGCGTCCGGCTCGGCGGTGCTGGCCGGGCACGTCGACACCGCCGCCGACGGACTCGGCGCGCTCGCGGTGCTGCGCGAGGTCGAGCCGGGGGAGGAGGTCGTCGTCCGCGGGGCGGACGGCCGCGAGCTGCGCTACGCCGTGACCGCCCGGCGCGAGTACCGCAAGGCCGACCTCCCGCTCGACCTGTTCGACGGCGCCGGCCCGCCCGGCCTGGTCCTGATCACCTGCGGCGGCGCCTTCGACCCGGCGACGGGCCACTACGAGGACAACGTCGTGGTGCACGCGACCCCGGCCTGA
- a CDS encoding type 1 glutamine amidotransferase, whose amino-acid sequence MSRAFVLVHTTAPGDGVRNAGTIVPALAEQGFAVTIGSLVGDGASVPAPEGLDLLVVMGSAESVADDALPWLARELSYLHRVLDAGVPVLGICFGGQLLARALGGTVGRAVRSERGFVALGSADPDLLPPGTWIEFHDDAFTLPPGAVEIARNEVCVQAFTHGAHLGVQFHPEITPDVLAQWIESWGERGRAAVEAEFDLDGLVAELDGRAAASAAACRDLVARFCARLPHARRAVGRTAD is encoded by the coding sequence ATGAGCCGCGCGTTCGTCCTCGTCCACACCACGGCGCCCGGCGACGGGGTGCGGAACGCGGGCACGATCGTCCCCGCGCTGGCCGAGCAGGGCTTCGCGGTGACGATCGGCTCGCTCGTCGGCGACGGCGCGTCCGTGCCCGCGCCGGAGGGGCTCGACCTGCTCGTCGTCATGGGGTCGGCGGAGTCCGTCGCCGACGACGCGCTGCCGTGGCTGGCCCGCGAGCTCTCCTACCTGCACCGGGTCCTCGACGCCGGGGTCCCGGTGCTGGGGATCTGCTTCGGCGGGCAGCTGCTGGCCCGGGCGCTGGGCGGCACCGTCGGCCGGGCGGTGCGGTCGGAGCGCGGGTTCGTCGCTCTGGGCTCGGCCGACCCCGACCTCCTGCCGCCGGGCACCTGGATCGAGTTCCACGACGACGCCTTCACCCTGCCGCCCGGCGCCGTGGAGATCGCCCGCAACGAGGTGTGCGTGCAGGCCTTCACCCACGGCGCGCACCTGGGGGTGCAGTTCCACCCGGAGATCACCCCGGACGTCCTGGCCCAGTGGATCGAGTCGTGGGGCGAGCGGGGACGCGCCGCCGTCGAGGCCGAGTTCGACCTCGACGGGCTCGTCGCGGAGCTCGACGGGCGGGCGGCGGCGAGCGCGGCCGCGTGCCGGGACCTCGTCGCGCGCTTCTGCGCCCGGCTCCCGCACGCGCGCCGAGCCGTCGGCCGGACGGCGGACTAG
- a CDS encoding M16 family metallopeptidase, whose translation MTTATHRSAEQIGRTPTGPRPLPDLGVTREVPLPDVTDTTLSTGLRVLVARRASVPMVELRLRVPFADPDPGHGHPAIAELLSETLLTGTATRDRVAVDDDLAAVGAELGASVDPERLLVHGSGLADGLPVVLDVLADLLTGATHPDHEVARERERLVERIAVARAQPRTIAREALQRVRFGDHPITAEMPTAEAVTAVTAAQVRATHAASLVPRGSTLTLVGDVDPAAATAAVERALGSWTSERTALELAAPPYPTAGDLVLVHRPGSVQSQLRLSGPAVPREDPAYAALQLANLVFGGYFSSRWMENIREDKGYTYGAHSGAEFIPGGAVLGVDTDVASDVTAAALLETRYELGRLSAVPPTAAEIDAARSYAVGSLLISLDNQGGLASTIAGLAAVGLDLDWLRAHPARLHAVTPDEVAEAALRFFAPSGFSGVVVGDADVIGRGVRALGGIA comes from the coding sequence ATGACGACGGCCACCCACCGCTCCGCCGAGCAGATCGGGCGCACCCCCACGGGGCCGCGCCCGCTGCCGGACCTCGGCGTCACCCGCGAGGTGCCGCTGCCCGACGTCACCGACACCACCCTGTCCACCGGGCTGCGGGTGCTCGTGGCGCGCCGCGCCAGCGTCCCGATGGTCGAGCTGCGCCTGCGCGTCCCGTTCGCCGACCCCGACCCCGGCCACGGGCACCCGGCCATCGCCGAGCTGCTGTCGGAGACGCTGCTCACCGGCACCGCCACCCGCGACCGCGTCGCCGTCGACGACGACCTCGCCGCCGTCGGGGCCGAGCTCGGCGCGAGCGTCGACCCGGAGCGGTTGCTCGTCCACGGCTCCGGTCTGGCCGACGGCCTGCCGGTCGTCCTCGACGTCCTCGCCGACCTCCTGACCGGCGCCACCCACCCCGACCACGAGGTCGCCCGCGAGCGCGAGCGGCTCGTCGAGCGCATCGCGGTGGCCCGCGCGCAGCCGCGCACGATCGCCCGCGAGGCGCTGCAGCGCGTCCGCTTCGGCGACCACCCGATCACCGCGGAGATGCCGACGGCCGAGGCCGTCACCGCGGTCACGGCGGCGCAGGTCCGGGCCACGCACGCCGCGTCGCTGGTGCCGCGCGGCTCCACGCTCACCCTCGTCGGCGACGTCGACCCGGCCGCCGCGACCGCCGCCGTCGAGCGGGCGCTGGGGTCCTGGACCTCGGAGCGCACCGCGCTGGAACTGGCCGCCCCGCCCTACCCGACGGCGGGCGACCTGGTGCTGGTGCACCGGCCCGGGTCCGTCCAGTCGCAGCTGCGCCTGTCCGGTCCCGCCGTGCCCCGCGAGGACCCGGCCTACGCCGCGTTGCAGCTCGCCAACCTCGTGTTCGGCGGCTACTTCTCCTCGCGCTGGATGGAGAACATCCGCGAGGACAAGGGCTACACCTACGGCGCGCACTCCGGGGCCGAGTTCATCCCCGGGGGCGCGGTGCTGGGCGTCGACACCGACGTGGCCAGCGACGTCACCGCCGCGGCCCTGCTGGAGACCCGCTACGAGCTGGGGCGCCTGTCCGCGGTGCCGCCCACGGCCGCCGAGATCGACGCGGCCCGCAGCTACGCCGTCGGATCCCTGCTGATCTCGCTCGACAACCAGGGCGGGCTGGCGTCCACGATCGCCGGGCTCGCCGCCGTCGGGCTCGACCTCGACTGGCTGCGCGCCCATCCCGCGCGGCTGCACGCCGTCACCCCCGACGAGGTGGCGGAGGCGGCGCTGCGGTTCTTCGCGCCGTCCGGGTTCTCGGGCGTGGTCGTCGGCGACGCCGACGTCATCGGCCGGGGCGTGCGGGCGCTGGGCGGGATCGCGTGA
- the nudC gene encoding NAD(+) diphosphatase, with translation MSFDLLAEPVLSRSAVDRDEPLRTDTARQVAGWPTAQLVVVDADGRTPVVWDTEPDAGFRVGDAGSWDVGGGARLKTRATTGDAPPPEAVLLGERDGVAYWGVRGRPDLVAGDDPSEWADLRMTGAVLDALGAGLFTTAVAALNWHDAAGFCSRDGSPMHPANAGWHRHCEAAGHEEYPRTDPAVICLVHDGADQVLLARQPIWPEGRYSVLAGFVEAGESLEACVEREIHEEVGATVTDIRYLGSQSWPFPRSLMVGFQAVADPSVPLVPADGEIAEAFWATRADVRKALAAGDWSARTDAPFLMPGKVSIARSMLEAWAAL, from the coding sequence GTGAGCTTCGACCTGCTCGCCGAGCCCGTCCTGTCCCGCTCCGCCGTCGACCGCGACGAGCCGCTGCGCACCGACACCGCCCGCCAGGTGGCGGGGTGGCCGACGGCTCAGCTCGTCGTCGTCGACGCCGACGGGCGCACCCCGGTCGTCTGGGACACCGAGCCGGACGCGGGCTTCCGCGTCGGCGACGCCGGGAGCTGGGACGTCGGCGGCGGCGCCCGCCTGAAGACCCGCGCCACCACCGGCGACGCACCGCCCCCCGAGGCGGTGCTGCTCGGCGAGCGCGACGGCGTCGCGTACTGGGGGGTGCGCGGCCGGCCCGACCTGGTGGCGGGCGACGACCCGAGCGAGTGGGCCGACCTGCGGATGACCGGCGCCGTCCTCGACGCGCTCGGCGCCGGCCTGTTCACCACCGCCGTCGCCGCGCTGAACTGGCACGACGCCGCGGGCTTCTGCTCGCGCGACGGCTCCCCGATGCACCCGGCGAACGCGGGCTGGCACCGGCACTGCGAGGCGGCCGGGCACGAGGAGTACCCGCGCACCGACCCCGCGGTCATCTGCCTGGTGCACGACGGGGCCGACCAGGTGCTGCTCGCCCGCCAGCCCATCTGGCCCGAGGGGCGCTACTCGGTGCTCGCCGGGTTCGTCGAGGCGGGGGAGTCGCTGGAGGCGTGCGTGGAGCGGGAGATCCACGAGGAGGTCGGCGCCACCGTCACCGACATCCGCTACCTCGGCAGCCAGTCCTGGCCGTTCCCGCGGAGCCTGATGGTCGGCTTCCAGGCCGTCGCCGACCCGTCGGTGCCCCTGGTCCCGGCCGACGGAGAGATCGCGGAGGCCTTCTGGGCCACCCGCGCCGACGTCCGCAAGGCGCTGGCGGCGGGGGACTGGAGCGCCCGCACCGACGCCCCCTTCCTCATGCCCGGCAAGGTGAGCATCGCCCGCAGCATGCTGGAGGCCTGGGCCGCCCTCTAG
- a CDS encoding aldehyde dehydrogenase family protein produces MSTSVDTSAETPEAESPEHGAVRAAAVRAAAAAPGVRAAGGAAVDAALRTAATLLRERSAQLLEANHTDVTAAEQNGMAPGLLDRLRLTPERIAEMATQLEVLADTPEPPLQREVRTLPTGERVFERRVPVGVIGAVFEARPNVTVDVASQVLKARSAAVLRTGAAALGSATALVELVLAPALERHGVPAAAVQLVPLPGHAGADALVGLPGLVPLVVVRGSGEVTRRLSALGAAAGTRILAHADGGGVLYLHGSADEDDVERLVTESTDRLGVCNRLNLLLIDADAYDRLWPVAEEALADRDITPSLAPHDHPLGHEWALDSGAEAHVTVATVDGPVDAALTAARETSGLAACVCATDADAATEFIDAYTGTGVFWNTTTRLLDGYKLLGLPETGINVDHTPGPRGPVTYVDLSLRQFVVLPAVAPEG; encoded by the coding sequence GTGAGCACCAGCGTCGACACGTCCGCAGAGACCCCCGAGGCCGAGTCCCCCGAGCACGGGGCCGTCCGCGCGGCCGCCGTCCGCGCCGCGGCCGCCGCACCGGGGGTCCGGGCCGCGGGCGGGGCCGCCGTCGACGCCGCGCTGCGCACCGCCGCGACGCTGCTGCGGGAGCGGTCCGCGCAGCTGCTGGAGGCCAACCACACCGACGTCACCGCGGCCGAGCAGAACGGCATGGCGCCGGGCCTGCTCGACCGCCTGCGCCTGACGCCCGAGCGGATCGCCGAGATGGCCACCCAGCTCGAGGTCCTCGCCGACACCCCCGAGCCCCCGCTGCAGCGCGAGGTCCGCACGCTGCCCACCGGGGAGCGGGTGTTCGAGCGGCGCGTGCCCGTCGGCGTCATCGGGGCGGTGTTCGAGGCACGCCCCAACGTGACCGTCGACGTCGCCTCGCAGGTGCTCAAGGCCCGCAGCGCCGCCGTCCTGCGCACCGGGGCGGCCGCGCTGGGGTCGGCGACGGCCCTGGTCGAGCTGGTCCTCGCCCCGGCGCTGGAGCGGCACGGGGTGCCCGCCGCCGCCGTGCAGCTCGTGCCGCTGCCCGGGCACGCGGGCGCCGACGCGCTCGTCGGGCTGCCCGGCCTCGTGCCGCTGGTCGTGGTGCGGGGCAGCGGCGAGGTCACCCGCCGCCTGTCGGCTCTCGGGGCGGCCGCGGGCACCCGGATCCTGGCCCACGCCGACGGCGGCGGGGTGCTCTACCTGCACGGCTCCGCCGACGAGGACGACGTGGAGCGCCTGGTCACCGAGTCGACCGACCGCCTCGGCGTGTGCAACCGCCTCAACCTGCTGCTCATCGACGCCGACGCCTACGACCGCCTCTGGCCGGTCGCGGAGGAGGCGCTCGCCGACCGCGACATCACCCCGAGCCTGGCCCCGCACGACCACCCGCTCGGCCACGAGTGGGCGCTCGACTCCGGTGCCGAGGCGCACGTGACGGTGGCGACCGTCGACGGCCCGGTCGACGCCGCGCTCACCGCCGCCCGCGAGACGTCCGGTCTCGCCGCGTGCGTCTGCGCCACCGACGCCGACGCGGCCACGGAGTTCATCGACGCCTACACCGGCACCGGCGTCTTCTGGAACACCACCACCCGCCTGCTCGACGGCTACAAGCTCCTCGGCCTGCCCGAGACCGGCATCAACGTCGACCACACCCCCGGGCCCCGCGGCCCGGTCACCTACGTCGACCTGAGCCTGCGCCAGTTCGTGGTGCTCCCGGCCGTCGCGCCCGAGGGATGA
- a CDS encoding ATP-dependent DNA helicase UvrD2, producing MRDSGLDDEQRAAVTAPRGPVCVLAGAGTGKTRTITRRIAHLVSTGHVAPGQVLAVTFTARAAGEMRTRLRGLGVSGVQARTFHAASLRQLRYFWPRVVGGDQWQLLEGKLRIVGQAAARLKAGTDAASLRDFAGEIEWAKACLITPDDYPAEVARRSRDIPGPAEQVAAVYAGYEALKNRAEMLDFDDLLLHTAAALENHPGVAEEFRDRYRCFVVDEYQDVTALQQRVLDAWLGERDDLTVVGDANQTIYTFAGATPKHLLDFPRRFPEAVVVRLERDYRSTPQVVSCANTLIGAARGRVAGSRLALVGQLPPGPEPDFTEYDDEPAEAAAVAERIRRLIDDGESAGEIAVLFRINAQSQAYEQALTEAGVPFQVRGGERFFSRPEVRRAMSVLRMASGRTDPLVDAVREVLAPVGLTHEPPGGAAQRAQWESLLAIVELAEQLVADEPDADVRRFCAELDVRADAAHPPAVQGVTLASLHAAKGLEWDVVFLVGLADGTLPIQHADGDDAAIEEERRLLYVGVTRARRRLALSWALSRQPGGARKRRRSRFLYGLIPDSHPASRIAASSGGGGTKPKCRVCGSPLLGVDALKMRRCTDCPSDVDTELLDRLRGWRAEEAREQQVPAYVVFTDATLTAIAEHRPADSAALVSIPGIGARKLDRYGPAVLALVSDA from the coding sequence GTGCGTGATTCGGGTCTGGACGACGAGCAGCGGGCCGCGGTCACCGCCCCCCGGGGCCCCGTGTGCGTCCTCGCGGGAGCAGGCACCGGCAAGACCCGCACGATCACCCGCCGCATCGCGCACCTGGTCAGCACCGGCCACGTCGCCCCGGGCCAGGTCCTCGCCGTGACGTTCACGGCGCGCGCGGCGGGGGAGATGCGCACCCGCCTGCGCGGCCTGGGCGTGTCCGGGGTGCAGGCCCGCACGTTCCACGCCGCGAGCCTGCGGCAGCTGCGCTACTTCTGGCCGCGCGTCGTCGGCGGGGACCAGTGGCAGCTGCTGGAGGGCAAGCTGCGGATCGTCGGGCAGGCTGCCGCGCGGCTGAAGGCGGGCACCGACGCGGCCTCGCTGCGCGACTTCGCCGGGGAGATCGAGTGGGCGAAGGCGTGCCTGATCACCCCGGACGACTACCCGGCCGAGGTCGCACGCCGCAGCCGCGACATCCCCGGCCCGGCCGAGCAGGTCGCCGCCGTCTACGCCGGGTACGAGGCACTGAAGAACCGCGCCGAGATGCTCGATTTCGATGACCTGCTGCTGCACACCGCCGCCGCGCTGGAGAACCACCCGGGCGTCGCCGAGGAGTTCCGCGACCGCTACCGGTGCTTCGTCGTCGACGAGTACCAGGACGTCACGGCCCTGCAGCAGCGCGTCCTCGACGCCTGGCTGGGCGAGCGCGACGACCTCACCGTCGTCGGCGACGCCAACCAGACGATCTACACCTTCGCCGGCGCCACCCCGAAGCACCTGCTGGACTTCCCGCGGCGCTTCCCGGAGGCCGTCGTCGTGCGGCTCGAGCGCGACTACCGCTCCACCCCGCAGGTCGTGTCGTGCGCCAACACGCTGATCGGCGCCGCGCGCGGCCGCGTGGCCGGCAGCCGGCTCGCGCTGGTCGGGCAGCTGCCGCCCGGCCCGGAGCCCGACTTCACCGAGTACGACGACGAGCCCGCCGAGGCCGCGGCCGTGGCCGAGCGGATCCGCCGCCTGATCGACGACGGGGAGTCGGCGGGCGAGATCGCCGTGCTGTTCCGGATCAACGCCCAGTCGCAGGCCTACGAGCAGGCGCTCACCGAGGCGGGCGTGCCGTTCCAGGTCCGCGGCGGGGAGCGGTTCTTCTCCCGGCCCGAGGTGCGCAGGGCGATGAGCGTGCTGCGGATGGCGAGCGGGCGCACCGACCCCCTCGTCGACGCGGTGCGCGAGGTCCTCGCCCCGGTCGGCCTGACGCACGAGCCGCCCGGTGGTGCGGCGCAGCGGGCCCAGTGGGAGTCGCTGCTGGCGATCGTCGAGCTGGCCGAGCAGCTCGTCGCCGACGAGCCCGACGCCGACGTCCGCCGCTTCTGCGCGGAGCTCGACGTCCGCGCCGACGCCGCGCACCCGCCCGCCGTCCAGGGCGTCACGCTGGCCTCGCTGCACGCGGCGAAGGGCCTGGAGTGGGACGTGGTGTTCCTGGTCGGCCTCGCCGACGGCACGCTGCCCATCCAGCACGCCGACGGCGACGACGCCGCGATCGAGGAGGAGCGCCGCCTGCTCTACGTCGGGGTGACGCGCGCCCGGCGCCGGCTCGCGCTGTCCTGGGCGCTGTCGCGCCAGCCCGGCGGGGCGCGCAAGCGCCGGCGCAGCCGGTTCCTCTACGGCCTCATCCCGGACTCCCACCCGGCCTCGCGGATCGCCGCGTCCTCCGGGGGCGGCGGCACGAAGCCGAAGTGCCGGGTGTGCGGGTCGCCGCTGCTCGGCGTCGACGCGCTCAAGATGCGGCGCTGCACCGACTGCCCGTCCGACGTCGACACCGAGCTGCTCGACCGCCTCCGCGGCTGGCGGGCGGAGGAGGCCAGGGAGCAGCAGGTCCCGGCCTACGTCGTGTTCACCGACGCCACGCTGACGGCGATCGCGGAGCACCGCCCGGCCGACAGCGCCGCGCTCGTGTCGATCCCCGGCATCGGGGCCCGCAAGCTCGACCGCTACGGACCGGCCGTCCTCGCCCTGGTCAGCGACGCGTGA
- a CDS encoding ABC1 kinase family protein: MTDIPRRTAARTAKLASLPLGAAGRVAAGWGRRLAGGDSDEISAQMMQKSAEQLFAVLGELKGGAMKFGQALSVFEAAVPEEYAAPFRESLVKLQSAAPPMPPRDVDRMLAEQFGRNWRSRFTEFDDTPAAAASIGQVHRAVWRDGREVAVKVQYPGAEQALLSDLRQLSRMSRVMQPFMPGLEIKPLITELQDRMAEELDYRDEADNQRAFAAAYEGDPQVKVPRVVASAPKAMVSEWVTGRKLSDVIARGTQEERDHAAVQLSEFLYASPGRVGLLHADPHPGNFLLLDDGRLMVIDFGAVARLPDGMPRPLSEMLRLALAERPVDLLAHLRREGFVRQGSPMTADEAMAYLAPFTEPMHTESFRFDRAWLQKQAERVGDLRSPQFNTARELNLPAQYLLVHRVTMGTIGVLCQLDADVPLRGIVRHWNPWIFEDSPPPS, from the coding sequence GTGACGGACATCCCACGGCGCACGGCCGCCCGCACCGCGAAGCTCGCCAGCCTCCCGCTCGGGGCGGCCGGACGGGTCGCGGCGGGCTGGGGGCGTCGACTCGCGGGGGGCGACAGCGACGAGATCTCCGCCCAGATGATGCAGAAGAGCGCCGAGCAGCTGTTCGCCGTGCTCGGCGAGCTCAAGGGCGGCGCGATGAAGTTCGGCCAGGCCCTGTCGGTGTTCGAGGCGGCGGTGCCGGAGGAGTACGCGGCCCCGTTCCGGGAGTCGCTGGTCAAGCTGCAGTCGGCGGCCCCGCCGATGCCGCCGCGCGACGTCGACCGGATGCTCGCCGAGCAGTTCGGGCGCAACTGGCGCAGCCGGTTCACCGAGTTCGACGACACCCCGGCCGCCGCCGCCAGCATCGGCCAGGTGCACCGCGCGGTGTGGCGCGACGGCCGCGAGGTGGCCGTCAAGGTGCAGTACCCGGGCGCGGAGCAGGCGCTGCTGTCCGACCTGCGCCAGCTCTCGCGGATGAGCCGGGTCATGCAGCCGTTCATGCCCGGCCTGGAGATCAAGCCGCTGATCACCGAGCTGCAGGACCGGATGGCCGAGGAGCTCGACTACCGCGACGAGGCCGACAACCAGCGCGCGTTCGCCGCGGCGTACGAGGGCGACCCGCAGGTCAAGGTGCCCCGGGTCGTGGCGTCGGCGCCCAAGGCGATGGTCAGCGAGTGGGTCACCGGGCGGAAGCTGTCCGACGTGATCGCCCGCGGCACCCAGGAGGAGCGCGACCACGCCGCGGTGCAGCTCTCGGAGTTCCTCTACGCCTCCCCCGGCCGGGTGGGGCTGCTGCACGCCGACCCGCACCCGGGCAACTTCCTGCTGCTCGACGACGGCCGCCTCATGGTCATCGACTTCGGCGCCGTCGCCCGGCTGCCCGACGGGATGCCGCGGCCGCTGTCGGAGATGCTGCGGCTCGCGCTGGCGGAGCGGCCCGTCGACCTGCTCGCGCACCTGCGCCGCGAGGGCTTCGTCCGGCAGGGGTCGCCGATGACGGCCGACGAGGCCATGGCCTACCTCGCGCCGTTCACCGAGCCGATGCACACCGAGTCGTTCCGCTTCGACCGCGCCTGGCTGCAGAAGCAGGCCGAGCGCGTCGGCGACCTGCGCAGCCCGCAGTTCAACACCGCGCGCGAGCTCAACCTGCCGGCGCAGTACCTGCTCGTGCACCGCGTCACGATGGGGACGATCGGGGTGCTCTGCCAGCTCGACGCCGACGTCCCGCTCCGGGGGATCGTCCGGCACTGGAACCCGTGGATCTTCGAGGACTCCCCGCCGCCGTCCTGA